A stretch of the Cheilinus undulatus linkage group 11, ASM1832078v1, whole genome shotgun sequence genome encodes the following:
- the sypa gene encoding synaptophysin a has product MDVVNQLVAQGQFRVLKVPLGFIKALEWFFAIFAFSTCGSYSGMFRMAVECKNKTESDLSIEVEFEYPFRLHQVYFDAPTCKNKETERYFLVGDYSSSAEFFVTIGVFAFLYSTAALSIYIFFFEKYKENNKGPLIDLGVTAVFAFMWLVSSAAWAKGLSDVKTATDPDEVITMIPACEEMGNKCREVHDPVMSGLNTSVAFGFINLILWAGNLWFVFKETGIIAPFMRAPPPQDKAAAPGAYGQQGGAYEQDPYASNQGGYQPDYNQQGYNQDAEYGQGYGQQGAPTSFSNQM; this is encoded by the exons TTCTTCGCCATCTTTGCCTTCTCCACCTGTGGGAGTTATTCTGGGATGTTCCGGATGGCGGTGGAATGTAAGAACAAGACAGAGAGCGACCTCAGCATAGAGGTGGAGTTTGAGTATCCCTTCAG ACTCCACCAGGTGTACTTCGATGCCCCCACCTGTAAGAACAAGGAGACAGAGCGTTACTTCCTGGTTGGCGACTACTCCTCCTCGGCCGAGTTCTTCGTCACCATCGGCGTGTTCGCCTTCCTCTACTCCACGGCGGCTCTCAGCATCTACATCTTCTTCTTCGAGAAGTACAAGGAGAACAACAAAGGGCCGCTCATC GATCTGGGCGTGACCGCCGTCTTCGCCTTCATGTGGTTGGTGAGTTCTGCGGCGTGGGCCAAAGGTCTGTCCGACGTGAAGACGGCGACCGACCCGGACGAGGTGATCACCATGATCCCGGCCTGTGAGGAGATGGGGAACAAATGCCGCGAAGTCCACGACCCGGTCATGTCCGGACTCAACACCTCCGTG GCGTTCGGTTTCATTAACCTGATCTTGTGGGCGGGAAACCTGTGGTTCGTCTTTAAGGAGACGGGAATCATCGCTCCCTTCATGCGAGCTCCGCCTCCTCAGGACAAAGCCGCCGCACCAGGCGCCTACGGCCAGCAGGGGGGGGCGTACGAACAAGACCCATACGCCAGCAACCAGGGAGGCTACCAACCCGACTACAACCAGCAGGGATACAACCAG GATGCAGAGTACGGACAGGGCTACGGCCAGCAGGGGGCGCCCACCTCCTTCTCCAATCAGATGTGA